CCGTTATTATTGTACTGGTTTTTTCAAATATTATTATCGCATCATTGCGAAAAACTATTCCACCAAGAATAAGAATTATTGTACAACTTACTGTTATTGCAATGATGGTAATTCTTGTTGACCAATTTCTTAAAGCATTTGCTTATGACGTTTCCAAAGAATTATCGGTTTTTGTAGGGCTAATTATTACCAACTGCATTATTATGGGACGATTAGAAGCATTTGCCATGAGCAACAAGCCAAGTGCAGCTTTTTGGGACGGTTTAGGGAATGGAGTTGGCTATGCATGGATATTAATAGCAGTAGGATTTTTTAGAGAACTATTAGGTGCAGGAACTCTACTGGGTTATCCTGTTATCGAAAAAATTGGTTTGTATGAAATAGGTTATGCCAATAACGGCTTGATGATTTTACCGCCAATGGCACTAATTACTGTTGGAATTATCATCTGGATACAAAGATATAAAGTTAAAGAATTAATTGATATTAGTTAATTTATTAGGAATTAAAAAATAAAAGAAATGCAAGATCTTGTAAATATATTTATTAAATCAATCTTTATTGACAATATGGTATTTGCATACTTCCTTGGGATGTGCTCATACCTTGCAGTTTCTAAAACTGTAAAAACTTCAATGGGAATGGGAATGGCTGTTATTTTTGTTTTAGGAATTACAGTTCCTGTAAATTATCTTATTGAAAAATTTCTATTAACCGAAGGAGCATTATCATGGCTTGGTTCGGGCTTTGACAGTGTAAATCTTGGCTTCTTAAGTTTTATTGTATTTATTGCAGTTATTGCTTCTATGGTACAACTTGTAGAAATGTTTATTGAAAAAATCTCTCCATCTTTATATAGTTCTTTAGGTATTTTTCTTCCATTAATTGCAGTCAACTGTGCTATACTTGGAGGATCGCTATTCATGCAAGATAGAGAATATCAAACTCTTACAGAAGCAACGGTATTCGGGTTAGGCTCAGGAGTTGGTTGGTTACTTGCAATTGTTGCAATTGCAGCAATACGTGAAAAAATCAGATATTCTAATGTACCTGCACCTTTACGGGGATTAGGCATAACCTTTATTATTACAGGATTGATGGGAATTGCTTTTATGACTTTTATGGGAATAAAAATATAA
This region of Bacteroidota bacterium genomic DNA includes:
- the nqrE gene encoding NADH:ubiquinone reductase (Na(+)-transporting) subunit E; the protein is MQDLVNIFIKSIFIDNMVFAYFLGMCSYLAVSKTVKTSMGMGMAVIFVLGITVPVNYLIEKFLLTEGALSWLGSGFDSVNLGFLSFIVFIAVIASMVQLVEMFIEKISPSLYSSLGIFLPLIAVNCAILGGSLFMQDREYQTLTEATVFGLGSGVGWLLAIVAIAAIREKIRYSNVPAPLRGLGITFIITGLMGIAFMTFMGIKI
- a CDS encoding NADH:ubiquinone reductase (Na(+)-transporting) subunit D gives rise to the protein MNTVKKEREPFFSAQYMKLVKNPLNQDNPITVQVLGICSALAVTAKLKPSIVMSLSVIIVLVFSNIIIASLRKTIPPRIRIIVQLTVIAMMVILVDQFLKAFAYDVSKELSVFVGLIITNCIIMGRLEAFAMSNKPSAAFWDGLGNGVGYAWILIAVGFFRELLGAGTLLGYPVIEKIGLYEIGYANNGLMILPPMALITVGIIIWIQRYKVKELIDIS